TGGAACTCTTATTGACCAATGGATGGACGGACATTTAAGACAGCTTGAGCCAAGGTAGGCAAATAATGAAATCTAAGCTATCCAGTTTGGTTGCGTGTTTAACAGCTTTGAGCCTGTTCGCGGGCTGCTCTTTTAAGTTAGGTGGGCTTAGAGGATCTGGGATCGTCAAGACCGAATCCAGAGAAGTGGGTGGATTCTCATCCATCTCTAGTGAATCCGTGGGCAGGATTATGGTGCAGCAAATAGGAAAAGAGTCCCTGACGATCACCGCTGAAGACAACATCCTGCCCCTCCTAGAGAGTCGCGTAGCTGACAATGTTCTGTATCTCACCACCGTGAAAGATGCCAATCTCGATCCGACCAAGCCCATTGAGTTCGTTGTGGAGGTCAAGAGCTTGGAGAGCTTGAACATAAACGGTGTCGGGAGTGTTGAAGTCAAGGATATCCAAGCTAAACGGTTGTCGGTTTCTCTTGATGGGGTGGGCAGCATGACGATCGCCGGAAGTGTTGATGTGCTGGAACTCACTCTTTCCGGGGTCGGAAGTTTCCAAGGCGAGAATTTCAAGACTAAGCAGGCTACAATTCGCAACAGCGGCGTGGGTAGTGCTGTGGTTAATGTGAGTGAGCAGTTAGATGCGACTGTATCTGGCGTGGGGTCAGTAGAGTATATTGGCTCTCCTCAAGTCCGCCGGGAATCTGTGCGGGGCGTGGGTTCGGTTAAGAAACGTTAGCGATCGCTGTTGCTGTTCTCTTAAAAACTTTTTGGTTCACTGATACCTCCTGCCTCCTGCCTCAAAACCTGTAGCTTTTGTACTTCATGCTAACGAAAACTGCTGTATTTTATAGATAGTGGCGCGA
Above is a window of Nostoc sp. UHCC 0702 DNA encoding:
- a CDS encoding DUF2807 domain-containing protein encodes the protein MKSKLSSLVACLTALSLFAGCSFKLGGLRGSGIVKTESREVGGFSSISSESVGRIMVQQIGKESLTITAEDNILPLLESRVADNVLYLTTVKDANLDPTKPIEFVVEVKSLESLNINGVGSVEVKDIQAKRLSVSLDGVGSMTIAGSVDVLELTLSGVGSFQGENFKTKQATIRNSGVGSAVVNVSEQLDATVSGVGSVEYIGSPQVRRESVRGVGSVKKR